In one Lolium rigidum isolate FL_2022 chromosome 3, APGP_CSIRO_Lrig_0.1, whole genome shotgun sequence genomic region, the following are encoded:
- the LOC124698994 gene encoding protein ELF4-LIKE 4-like, protein MEGDSFSGMGNGGGGGAGGHHQQVVDGKLIQTFHKSFVQVQSILDQNRMLISEINQNHESRAPDSLTRNVGLIRELNNNIRRVVGLYADLSASFAHRGGMDGGSSEGDSSGTLRSPDAAARAAAGQKRVRPG, encoded by the coding sequence ATGGAAGGCGACAGCTTCTCCGGGATGggcaatggcggcggcggcggcgccgggggcCATCACCAGCAGGTGGTGGACGGGAAGCTGATCCAGACGTTCCACAAGAGCTTCGTGCAGGTGCAGAGCATCCTGGACCAGAACCGGATGCTCATCAGCGAGATCAACCAGAACCACGAGTCCCGTGCGCCCGACAGCCTCACCCGCAACGTCGGCCTCATCCGGGAGCTCAACAACAACATCCGCCGCGTCGTCGGCCTCTACGCCGACCTCTCTGCCTCCTTCGCGCACCGCGGCGGCATGGACGGCGGCTCCTCGGAGGGCGACTCCTCGGGTACGCTACGCTCCCCagacgccgccgcgcgcgctGCCGCCGGACAGAAGCGCGTCCGGCCTGGCTAA